From a single Pseudomonas serboccidentalis genomic region:
- a CDS encoding GlxA family transcriptional regulator: MSQDFYFLLMPGFSAIGFISAIEPLRVANRFRGELYRWHVLSADGGAVLASNGMSVNADAALEPLKKGATLLVVAGFEPLKFVTPTLEHWLRRLDNEGVTLGAIDTGSFVLAEAGLLDGHRLTLHWEAIDAFKESYPQLSVTQELFEIDRRRITSAGGTASIDLMLDLIAQAHGPQLAIQVSEQFVLGRIRPRKDHQRMEVATRYGISNKKLVQVIGEMEQHSEPPLTTLQLAESIKVTRRQLERLFRLHLNDTPSNFYLRLRLEKARQLLRQTDMSVLEVSIACGFESPSYFTRSYRARFTRCPREDRRTAQA; the protein is encoded by the coding sequence ATGTCCCAGGATTTCTACTTTCTGCTGATGCCGGGGTTCTCCGCCATCGGTTTCATCTCTGCGATCGAACCGCTGCGTGTGGCCAACCGCTTTCGTGGCGAGTTGTACCGCTGGCATGTGCTCAGCGCCGATGGCGGGGCGGTGCTGGCGAGCAATGGCATGTCGGTCAACGCCGACGCGGCGCTGGAGCCGTTGAAGAAAGGCGCGACCTTGTTGGTGGTGGCGGGGTTCGAACCACTGAAGTTCGTCACGCCAACCCTTGAGCACTGGCTGCGGCGGCTGGACAACGAAGGCGTGACCCTCGGCGCCATCGACACCGGCAGCTTCGTTCTCGCTGAAGCGGGCCTGCTCGACGGTCATCGCCTGACCCTGCACTGGGAAGCCATCGATGCGTTCAAGGAATCTTATCCACAGCTCAGCGTGACCCAGGAACTGTTCGAGATCGACCGCCGGCGCATCACCTCGGCGGGCGGCACCGCGTCCATCGATTTGATGCTCGATCTGATCGCCCAGGCCCACGGCCCGCAACTGGCGATTCAGGTCAGCGAGCAGTTTGTATTGGGGCGGATCCGCCCGCGCAAGGACCACCAGCGCATGGAAGTCGCCACGCGCTATGGCATCAGCAACAAGAAGCTGGTCCAGGTGATTGGTGAGATGGAACAACACAGCGAGCCACCGCTGACCACGCTGCAACTGGCGGAATCGATCAAGGTGACACGGCGGCAGCTGGAGCGCTTGTTCCGCTTGCATCTGAACGATACACCGAGCAATTTCTATCTGCGTTTGAGGCTGGAGAAGGCGCGGCAGTTATTGCGCCAGACGGATATGAGCGTGCTTGAAGTCAGCATCGCCTGCGGCTTTGAATCACCTTCGTATTTCACCCGTAGCTACCGCGCACGCTTTACGCGCTGCCCCCGTGAAGACCGGCGTACTGCGCAAGCCTGA
- a CDS encoding choline ABC transporter substrate-binding protein: MKRLISSCVLALSGTAFLSASVMAAEPASCQNVRMGVVNWTDVIATSAMTQVLLDGLGYNTKQTSASQQIIFAGIRDQRLDLFLGYWNPLMTQTITPFVDANQVKVLPAPSLKDARATLAVPTYLADKGLKTFADIAKFEKELGGKIYGIEPGSGANTQIKAMIAKNQFGLGKFQLVESSEAGMLAAVDRAVRRKEAVVFFGWAPHPMNVNVKMTYLTGSDDALGPNEGMATVWTVTAPKYAEQCPNVGRLLSNLTFTAEDESRMMQPLLDHKDAFESARQWLKDHPEDKQRWLDGVTTFDGKPAAENLQLTSQ, translated from the coding sequence ATGAAACGACTGATCAGCAGCTGTGTTCTTGCACTCAGCGGTACCGCTTTCTTGAGCGCCAGCGTCATGGCGGCCGAACCCGCCTCGTGCCAGAACGTACGGATGGGCGTAGTGAACTGGACCGACGTGATCGCCACCAGTGCCATGACCCAGGTCCTGCTCGACGGCCTCGGCTACAACACCAAACAAACCAGCGCCTCCCAGCAAATCATCTTCGCCGGGATCCGCGATCAGCGTCTGGACTTGTTCCTCGGCTACTGGAACCCGCTGATGACCCAGACCATCACCCCGTTCGTCGACGCCAATCAGGTCAAGGTTTTGCCGGCGCCAAGTCTGAAGGACGCCCGCGCTACCCTCGCGGTGCCGACCTATCTGGCGGACAAGGGCCTGAAGACCTTCGCCGACATCGCCAAATTCGAGAAGGAACTGGGCGGCAAGATCTACGGCATCGAACCGGGTTCGGGCGCCAATACGCAGATCAAGGCAATGATCGCCAAGAACCAGTTCGGCCTCGGCAAATTCCAGCTGGTCGAATCCAGCGAAGCCGGCATGCTCGCCGCCGTTGATCGGGCCGTGCGCCGCAAGGAAGCCGTGGTGTTCTTCGGCTGGGCGCCGCACCCGATGAACGTCAACGTAAAAATGACTTACCTCACCGGCAGCGACGACGCCCTCGGCCCGAACGAAGGCATGGCCACGGTGTGGACCGTCACCGCGCCGAAATACGCGGAACAATGCCCGAACGTCGGCCGTCTGCTGAGCAACCTGACGTTCACCGCCGAAGACGAGAGCCGGATGATGCAGCCGCTGCTCGATCACAAGGACGCCTTCGAATCGGCCAGACAGTGGCTCAAGGATCACCCAGAAGACAAGCAGCGCTGGCTCGACGGTGTGACCACCTTCGACGGCAAACCGGCCGCTGAAAACCTGCAACTGACCAGTCAATAA